From one Formosa sediminum genomic stretch:
- a CDS encoding response regulator transcription factor, which yields MKSSIVIADDHPLMLKGMTNYLTSINYNIIGSATDGQSAYNLIVKLKPEIAILDIRMPNRSGIEIAEDCKKNNISTKIILITFDKREDVYYKAKELNIYGYILKEFAVEEIENCIESVITNTPYFSQEIIPNLEKSKNNNDLTVLNKLTRTEIKILKLIAKNKTSPEIADNLCVSSRTVDKHRSNIVNKLKLEGKHNALFIWANNHKDIL from the coding sequence ATGAAATCTTCAATTGTGATTGCTGATGATCATCCTTTAATGTTAAAAGGGATGACAAATTACTTGACGTCTATAAATTATAATATTATAGGAAGTGCTACAGATGGACAATCGGCATACAATCTTATTGTTAAACTTAAACCTGAAATTGCCATACTAGATATAAGAATGCCCAATAGATCTGGGATAGAGATTGCCGAAGATTGCAAAAAAAACAATATTTCTACAAAAATTATTTTAATCACTTTTGATAAACGCGAAGATGTGTATTACAAAGCAAAGGAATTAAATATTTATGGATATATTTTAAAAGAGTTTGCTGTTGAAGAAATTGAAAATTGCATTGAAAGCGTAATTACCAACACGCCATACTTTAGTCAAGAGATTATTCCCAACCTAGAAAAATCAAAAAACAACAACGATTTAACGGTTCTAAACAAATTAACCAGGACAGAAATTAAAATATTAAAACTTATTGCCAAAAACAAAACTAGTCCAGAAATAGCAGATAATTTATGTGTCTCTTCTAGAACTGTAGATAAGCATAGAAGCAACATTGTGAACAAGCTCAAACTCGAAGGAAAACACAATGCATTATTTATTTGGGCAAATAATCATAAAGACATTCTGTAA
- the asnS gene encoding asparagine--tRNA ligase, with protein MKPSTISELLKQDFTLQEVDIKGWVRTFRANRFIALNDGSSLQNIQCVVDFENTDENILKRITTGAAVHIKGELAESQGKGQSVEIKVSSIEILGDSDPETYPIQPKKHSFEFLRENAHLRTRTSTFSAVMRLRSALSYAIHKYFNENGFFYVHTPIITGSDAEGAGEMFRVTNLDAKNPPLTEDGNVNFAEDFFGKETNLTVSGQLEAETYAMSLGKVYTFGPTFRAENSNTSRHLSEFWMIEPEVAFMDLAGNMDLAEDFMKSVINYVLENNFEDLEFLDQRLQDEDKKKPQAERSELTLIEKLRFVVDNNFKRVSYTEAIDILRNSKPNKKKKFKYIINEWGADLQSEHERFLVEKHFKCPVILFDYPANIKAFYMRLNEDGKTVRAMDILFPGIGEIVGGAQREERLEVLKQKMAVLGLDEEELWWYLDLRKYGSAVHSGFGLGFERLVMFATGMSNIRDVIPFPRTPQNAEF; from the coding sequence ATGAAACCAAGTACAATTTCAGAATTATTAAAACAAGACTTTACTTTACAAGAAGTAGACATTAAAGGTTGGGTAAGAACATTTAGAGCTAACCGTTTTATTGCTTTAAACGATGGTTCTTCATTACAAAACATTCAATGTGTAGTCGATTTCGAAAATACAGACGAAAACATACTAAAGCGCATCACAACTGGTGCAGCTGTACATATAAAAGGAGAATTAGCAGAAAGCCAAGGTAAAGGACAGTCTGTAGAGATTAAAGTATCATCTATAGAGATATTAGGCGATTCAGACCCTGAAACTTATCCTATACAGCCAAAAAAACACTCTTTCGAATTTTTAAGAGAAAATGCACACCTACGTACCAGAACCAGTACATTTAGTGCTGTAATGCGTTTACGTTCTGCCCTATCTTATGCCATTCACAAATATTTCAACGAAAACGGTTTCTTTTATGTACACACTCCAATTATAACAGGAAGTGATGCAGAAGGTGCTGGAGAAATGTTTCGTGTCACTAATTTAGATGCTAAAAACCCACCACTTACAGAAGATGGAAATGTAAATTTTGCTGAAGATTTTTTTGGTAAAGAAACAAATCTTACTGTATCGGGACAATTAGAAGCAGAAACCTATGCGATGTCTTTAGGTAAAGTATACACTTTTGGACCAACATTTAGGGCAGAAAACTCTAATACTTCTAGACACTTGTCTGAATTCTGGATGATAGAACCTGAAGTTGCATTTATGGATCTTGCTGGAAATATGGATTTAGCAGAAGATTTTATGAAATCTGTAATTAACTATGTTCTTGAAAACAACTTTGAAGATTTAGAATTCTTAGATCAACGTTTACAAGACGAGGATAAAAAGAAACCGCAAGCAGAACGTAGTGAATTAACTTTAATCGAAAAATTACGCTTTGTTGTAGATAATAACTTTAAACGTGTTAGCTATACAGAGGCTATAGATATTTTACGTAATAGTAAACCAAATAAAAAGAAAAAGTTTAAATATATCATTAACGAATGGGGTGCAGATTTACAAAGTGAACACGAACGTTTTCTTGTCGAAAAACACTTTAAATGCCCAGTAATTTTATTTGATTATCCTGCAAATATTAAAGCCTTTTACATGCGTTTAAACGAAGATGGTAAAACTGTTCGTGCCATGGATATCTTATTCCCTGGAATTGGTGAAATTGTTGGAGGTGCACAACGTGAAGAACGTTTAGAGGTTTTAAAACAAAAAATGGCTGTTTTAGGATTAGATGAAGAAGAACTTTGGTGGTACTTAGATCTTAGAAAATATGGTAGTGCAGTACACTCTGGATTTGGATTAGGTTTTGAGCGTTTAGTAATGTTCGCTACAGGAATGTCTAACATTCGTGATGTCATTCCGTTTCCAAGAACACCGCAAAACGCAGAATTTTAA
- a CDS encoding retropepsin-like aspartic protease — protein sequence MASLQEFLLNKDYVKIKLKLTKTNHFEILATINGEKGLFILDTGASSSCVGFGATERFHLKVKDSTVKAAGAGATNMITQLSKNNSIKIGKWKKGKLSLILFDLTHVNTALINHNSTPVDGIIGADILKKGKGIIDYDKKYLYLKKTSLAKK from the coding sequence ATGGCATCACTCCAAGAATTTCTATTAAATAAAGATTACGTTAAAATAAAACTCAAACTTACAAAAACCAATCATTTTGAAATTCTAGCAACCATAAATGGCGAAAAGGGCTTGTTTATACTAGATACAGGAGCTTCAAGTTCGTGTGTTGGATTTGGAGCTACAGAACGGTTTCATTTAAAGGTTAAAGACTCTACAGTTAAAGCTGCAGGTGCGGGAGCAACAAATATGATTACACAGCTTTCTAAAAACAATAGTATTAAAATAGGGAAATGGAAGAAAGGTAAACTGAGTTTAATTTTATTTGATTTAACCCATGTTAACACCGCTCTAATAAATCACAATTCTACACCTGTAGATGGTATTATTGGTGCAGATATTCTTAAAAAAGGAAAAGGGATAATTGACTACGACAAAAAATATCTCTATTTAAAAAAAACCTCTTTAGCCAAGAAATAG
- a CDS encoding porin family protein — MKNLYVLLCIIYFGIHNTSFAQSQVSVNDDALTVIDSLYKEDQFYFSATYNILSKLPSGVDQTGFSLGLHAGFIKDMPINKRRNIAIGVGLGYSYNSYNQNLGIIEGEDHTVNYVVLDDTYEFDYSKNNFYLHMVELPIEFRWRTSTPTDYRFWRIYTGFKLGYVFSHISNFKGEVAEVRYTDVDGFNDLQYGLTLSVGYNTWNFYVYYALNPIFKDDVTTLISQERIEMNAIKLGLIFYML, encoded by the coding sequence ATGAAAAATTTATACGTCTTATTATGTATTATATATTTTGGTATTCATAATACAAGTTTTGCACAAAGTCAAGTAAGTGTTAATGATGACGCTTTAACAGTTATAGATTCTTTGTATAAAGAAGATCAATTTTATTTTTCTGCAACATATAACATTTTATCTAAACTCCCTTCAGGTGTAGATCAAACAGGATTTTCTTTAGGGTTACATGCGGGCTTTATTAAAGACATGCCTATTAATAAACGAAGAAATATTGCTATAGGAGTAGGGCTTGGCTATTCTTACAATTCTTATAATCAAAATTTAGGGATTATAGAAGGTGAAGACCATACGGTGAATTATGTAGTTTTAGACGATACGTATGAGTTTGACTACAGTAAAAACAATTTTTACTTACATATGGTTGAATTGCCTATTGAATTTAGATGGCGTACATCTACCCCAACAGATTACCGTTTTTGGCGTATATATACAGGTTTTAAGTTAGGTTATGTGTTTTCACATATAAGTAACTTTAAAGGTGAAGTAGCAGAAGTTAGATATACAGATGTCGATGGTTTTAACGATTTACAATATGGATTAACTTTAAGTGTGGGGTATAACACATGGAACTTTTATGTGTATTATGCATTAAACCCGATATTTAAAGATGATGTAACAACATTAATCTCTCAAGAACGTATAGAAATGAATGCAATTAAACTAGGTTTAATTTTTTATATGTTATAA
- the odhB gene encoding 2-oxoglutarate dehydrogenase complex dihydrolipoyllysine-residue succinyltransferase, with protein sequence MILEMKVPSPGESITEVEIATWLVQDGDYVEKDQAIAEVDSDKATLELPAEVSGIITLKAEEGDAVAVGEVVCLIDTSAAKPEGDAPAKEDKKEEAPEPKAEAPKAAAPAAEKTYASGTASPAAKKILAEKGIDAASIVGTGKAGRVTKDDAIQAKPSMGTPTGGSRGESRSKLSMLRRKVAERLVSVKNETAMLTTFNEVDMSPIFALRNEHKEAFKAKHGVGLGFMSFFTLAVVRALEMYPAVNSMMDGKEMISYDFCDISIAVSGPKGLMVPVIRNAENLTFRGVEAEVKRLALRARDGQITVDEMTGGTFTITNGGVFGSMLSTPIINPPQSGILGMHNIVERPVAVDGQVVIRPIMYVALSYDHRIIDGKESVGFLVAVKEALENPQEFLMNNDVKKALEL encoded by the coding sequence ATGATTTTAGAAATGAAAGTACCTTCTCCGGGAGAATCTATTACAGAAGTAGAAATAGCAACATGGTTAGTTCAGGATGGTGATTATGTAGAAAAAGACCAAGCAATTGCTGAAGTAGATAGTGATAAAGCTACTCTAGAACTTCCTGCAGAAGTAAGCGGAATTATTACGCTAAAAGCAGAAGAAGGTGATGCTGTTGCTGTTGGTGAGGTTGTATGTTTAATAGATACAAGTGCTGCTAAGCCAGAAGGCGATGCACCAGCAAAAGAAGATAAAAAAGAAGAAGCTCCTGAACCAAAAGCAGAGGCGCCTAAAGCTGCTGCTCCTGCAGCAGAAAAAACATATGCATCTGGTACAGCTAGTCCTGCAGCTAAAAAGATTTTAGCAGAAAAAGGAATAGATGCAGCTAGTATTGTTGGTACAGGAAAAGCGGGTAGGGTAACTAAAGATGATGCCATTCAAGCAAAACCGTCTATGGGAACACCAACAGGTGGATCTCGTGGCGAGTCTCGTTCTAAATTGTCTATGTTACGTCGTAAAGTTGCAGAGCGTTTGGTAAGTGTAAAAAATGAAACAGCTATGCTTACTACCTTTAATGAGGTAGATATGTCTCCTATCTTTGCGTTAAGGAATGAGCATAAAGAGGCGTTTAAAGCAAAACATGGTGTTGGTTTAGGATTTATGAGTTTCTTTACTTTGGCAGTAGTTAGAGCTTTAGAAATGTATCCTGCTGTAAACTCTATGATGGATGGAAAAGAAATGATTTCTTATGATTTCTGTGACATTAGTATTGCGGTTTCTGGACCAAAAGGTTTAATGGTTCCTGTTATTAGAAATGCAGAGAACTTAACATTTAGAGGTGTAGAAGCAGAAGTTAAGCGTTTAGCACTTCGTGCAAGAGATGGACAAATTACTGTTGATGAAATGACAGGCGGTACATTTACTATTACTAATGGTGGAGTGTTTGGAAGTATGTTATCTACTCCAATTATTAACCCACCTCAAAGTGGTATTTTAGGTATGCATAACATTGTAGAGCGTCCAGTTGCTGTAGATGGTCAAGTGGTTATTAGACCAATTATGTATGTAGCATTGTCTTACGATCATAGAATTATTGATGGTAAAGAAAGTGTTGGATTTTTAGTCGCTGTTAAAGAAGCTTTAGAAAATCCACAAGAATTTTTAATGAATAATGACGTTAAGAAAGCTTTAGAATTATAG
- a CDS encoding MotA/TolQ/ExbB proton channel family protein, giving the protein MKRLFSILAITFMVAFGTVNATTTSAAAVATTVVSSIQDDAAATATEDLGFHQELKKRFIEGGAGFMGIVLLCLILGLAIAIERIIFLNLSSTNTKKLTQKVEDALQSGGVEAAKEVCRNTKGPVASIFYQGLDRTDEGLEAAEKAVVAYGGVQMGQLEKNVSWISLFIALAPMLGFMGTVIGMIQAFDKIEAAGDMQPSLVAGGIKVALLTTVFGLIVAIILQIFYNYIIAKIDSIVNDMEDASITLMDLLIRYKK; this is encoded by the coding sequence ATGAAAAGATTATTTTCTATCCTAGCCATTACATTTATGGTGGCATTCGGAACTGTTAATGCAACTACAACAAGCGCTGCTGCTGTAGCAACTACCGTAGTTTCTTCAATTCAAGATGATGCAGCCGCAACTGCAACTGAAGATTTAGGTTTTCACCAAGAATTAAAAAAGCGTTTTATAGAAGGGGGCGCTGGATTCATGGGAATCGTATTATTATGTTTAATTCTAGGTTTAGCTATTGCTATTGAGAGAATTATCTTTTTAAATTTATCTTCAACAAATACAAAAAAATTAACTCAAAAAGTAGAAGACGCATTACAATCAGGTGGTGTTGAAGCTGCAAAGGAAGTTTGTAGAAATACAAAAGGACCTGTTGCTTCTATATTCTATCAAGGATTGGACAGAACTGATGAAGGTTTAGAAGCTGCTGAAAAAGCTGTTGTAGCTTACGGTGGTGTACAAATGGGACAACTTGAGAAAAACGTATCTTGGATTTCATTATTTATCGCCTTAGCTCCAATGTTAGGATTCATGGGTACGGTAATAGGGATGATTCAAGCTTTCGATAAAATTGAAGCAGCTGGAGATATGCAACCATCACTTGTTGCTGGAGGTATTAAAGTAGCCTTATTAACAACAGTATTTGGATTAATTGTTGCAATTATTCTTCAAATCTTTTACAACTACATTATTGCTAAAATTGATAGTATCGTTAACGATATGGAAGATGCTTCAATTACATTAATGGACTTGTTAATCAGATACAAGAAGTAA
- a CDS encoding ExbD/TolR family protein, with protein sequence MSKFKKKKGGDLPAISTASLPDIVFMLLFFFMVATVMRQNTLMIENKLPAADQVEKLDKKDLVMYIYAGKPSQRYESQYGTESRIQLNDKFADVSEIAAFIAAERASKREELVPFLTTALKVDSKANMGLVSDIKQELRKVNALKINYTTRKGDALSGLKN encoded by the coding sequence ATGTCTAAATTTAAAAAGAAAAAAGGAGGAGATTTACCTGCAATATCTACCGCATCATTACCGGATATTGTATTTATGTTATTATTCTTCTTTATGGTGGCTACTGTAATGAGACAAAACACCTTAATGATTGAGAATAAATTACCTGCTGCAGATCAAGTTGAAAAACTTGATAAGAAAGATTTGGTAATGTATATCTATGCAGGTAAACCTAGTCAGAGATACGAAAGTCAATACGGTACAGAGTCTAGAATTCAGTTAAACGATAAATTTGCAGATGTGTCTGAGATCGCTGCTTTTATTGCTGCTGAAAGAGCTTCTAAACGTGAAGAATTAGTACCATTTTTAACAACTGCACTTAAGGTAGATAGTAAAGCCAATATGGGATTAGTATCTGATATTAAGCAGGAATTACGTAAAGTAAATGCGTTAAAAATAAATTATACAACTAGAAAAGGTGATGCACTCTCTGGTTTAAAGAACTAA
- the rpoN gene encoding RNA polymerase factor sigma-54 has translation MLKQNLQFKLSQKLSPQQIQLMKLIQLPTQAFEQRLKQEIEENPALDSGKEETVNEFDDFDNTADDYSDDSETINSEDINVDEYLSDDEIPDYRTQANNYSSDDEEKTMPYAAGTSFTQHLISQLNTFRLTEEERDIAEFLVGSVDESGYIRRSTSDIMDDLAFTQNVYTTEDTIEKVFHTVHQLDPAGVGARNLQECLSIQLHRKEKFADIVLATQIIDDAFEQFTKKHYQKLMQKFDVSEDQLKDAIEEIERLNPKPGGSYSGNNRIIEHVVPDFAIRIVDGELELTLNGRNAPELHVSREYNDMLKGYKDTKDKSKSQKDAVSFIKQKLDAAKWFIEAIKQRQQTLFVTMSAIMQYQKDYFLTGDERNLKPMILKDIADEINMDVSTVSRVANSKYVDTPYGTKLIKEFFSESMKNDQGEDVSTREIKMILGTVIDQEDKRKPLTDENLATILKEKGYPIARRTVAKYREQLDVPVARLRKQL, from the coding sequence ATGCTTAAGCAAAATTTACAGTTTAAATTATCGCAAAAATTATCTCCGCAGCAAATTCAATTAATGAAATTGATACAGTTGCCTACGCAAGCATTTGAACAACGCCTAAAGCAAGAAATTGAAGAAAACCCAGCACTAGATAGTGGTAAGGAAGAAACAGTAAATGAATTTGATGATTTCGATAATACAGCCGATGATTATAGTGACGACTCTGAAACAATAAATTCAGAAGATATTAATGTTGATGAGTATTTGAGCGACGATGAAATCCCAGATTACAGAACACAAGCCAACAACTACAGTAGCGACGATGAAGAAAAAACTATGCCTTATGCAGCAGGCACATCGTTTACGCAACATTTAATCTCTCAATTAAACACTTTTAGATTAACTGAAGAAGAACGAGATATTGCCGAGTTTTTAGTAGGTAGTGTAGACGAAAGTGGTTACATACGTAGATCGACTTCAGACATTATGGACGATTTAGCATTTACTCAAAACGTATATACTACAGAAGACACTATAGAAAAAGTATTTCATACAGTACATCAATTAGATCCAGCAGGTGTTGGTGCTCGCAATTTACAAGAATGTTTAAGTATTCAATTACACCGAAAAGAAAAGTTTGCTGATATTGTTTTAGCAACCCAAATTATTGATGATGCTTTTGAACAATTTACAAAAAAGCATTACCAAAAACTAATGCAAAAATTTGATGTTAGTGAAGATCAATTAAAAGACGCTATTGAAGAAATTGAGCGTTTAAACCCAAAACCAGGAGGCTCATATTCTGGAAATAATAGAATAATAGAACATGTTGTACCTGATTTTGCCATACGAATTGTTGATGGCGAATTAGAACTTACATTAAACGGAAGAAATGCACCTGAATTACATGTCTCTCGCGAATATAACGACATGCTAAAAGGATATAAAGACACCAAAGACAAGTCCAAATCTCAAAAGGATGCTGTATCGTTCATCAAGCAAAAGTTAGACGCTGCAAAATGGTTTATAGAAGCCATTAAACAACGCCAACAAACTCTGTTTGTAACTATGAGTGCAATTATGCAGTATCAGAAAGATTATTTTTTAACTGGAGATGAACGTAATTTAAAACCAATGATTTTAAAAGACATTGCCGATGAGATTAATATGGATGTTTCAACCGTTTCTAGAGTTGCTAACAGCAAATATGTCGATACGCCTTACGGTACTAAGCTTATCAAAGAATTCTTCTCAGAATCCATGAAAAACGACCAAGGAGAAGATGTGTCTACACGTGAAATTAAGATGATTTTAGGTACTGTTATAGATCAAGAAGATAAAAGAAAACCATTAACAGATGAAAATCTAGCAACTATTTTAAAAGAAAAAGGATATCCGATTGCTAGACGTACTGTTGCTAAGTACAGAGAACAATTAGATGTACCTGTTGCAAGACTTAGAAAACAATTGTAA
- a CDS encoding asparaginase codes for MTKTKTNILLIYTGGTIGMVKDFETGALRAFDFKNLLDKIPELKQLDCGIDTFSFKEPIDSSNMNPKYWIDIAEIIETNYDVYDGFVVLHGSDTMSYTASALSFMLEHLAKPIVFTGSQLPIGDLRTDAKENLITSIHVASLQRFNKPVIKEVTLYFEYKLYRANRTTKINAEHFEAFASLNYPALVTSGVHLKVNQEYLFKPNLNKKFKVHKKLDINIALVKLYPGISQGILKSVFNTPGLKGVVLETYGSGNCTTEHWFYTILKSAISKGIHIINITQCSGGSVLMGQYETSEKLKAIGVISGKDITSEAAICKLMYLLGQHVSAKVFKTIYETSLRGEMT; via the coding sequence ATGACAAAAACTAAAACTAACATACTGCTAATATATACAGGTGGAACAATTGGGATGGTTAAAGATTTTGAAACAGGAGCTCTAAGAGCTTTTGATTTTAAAAATTTATTAGATAAAATTCCGGAGTTAAAACAATTGGACTGCGGTATAGATACCTTTTCTTTTAAAGAGCCTATAGACTCCAGTAATATGAATCCGAAATATTGGATAGATATTGCCGAAATTATAGAGACCAATTACGATGTATATGATGGTTTTGTAGTTTTACATGGTAGTGATACTATGAGTTACACGGCTTCAGCATTAAGCTTCATGCTAGAACATTTAGCAAAACCAATCGTGTTTACAGGATCGCAATTACCTATTGGCGATTTACGTACAGATGCAAAAGAAAATTTAATAACATCCATACATGTGGCCTCACTGCAGCGTTTTAATAAGCCTGTAATAAAAGAGGTGACTTTATATTTTGAATATAAATTATATCGAGCTAATAGAACTACTAAAATAAATGCCGAACATTTTGAAGCCTTTGCCTCTTTAAATTACCCTGCACTAGTTACATCTGGAGTGCACTTAAAAGTTAACCAAGAATATTTATTTAAGCCTAACCTTAACAAAAAATTCAAGGTTCATAAAAAATTAGATATAAATATTGCTTTGGTAAAATTATATCCAGGAATTTCTCAAGGGATATTAAAAAGTGTTTTCAATACACCGGGTTTAAAAGGTGTGGTCTTAGAAACTTATGGATCAGGAAATTGTACTACAGAACACTGGTTTTATACAATTTTAAAATCAGCTATTTCTAAAGGAATACATATAATTAACATCACCCAATGTTCTGGAGGAAGTGTGCTTATGGGACAATATGAAACAAGCGAAAAATTGAAAGCTATAGGCGTAATTTCCGGAAAAGACATTACTTCAGAAGCCGCGATCTGTAAATTAATGTATTTGTTAGGACAGCATGTTTCAGCTAAAGTATTCAAAACCATATATGAAACATCTTTACGGGGAGAAATGACTTAA
- a CDS encoding TatD family hydrolase: protein MIITDTHTHLYSEAFDDDRQDIITRAIKAGISRFFIPAIDSTYTAQMLQLKQDFPEHMFLMSGLHPTHVKENYKDELIHVEQLLKSHTYYAIGEIGIDLYWDKSTLAIQEDAFRQQIKLAKANKLPIVIHCREAFDEVFNILEEEKGEDLFGVFHCFTGSLEQAEKAISYNMKLGIGGVVTFKNGKIDTFLKNIDLKHIVLETDSPYLAPTPYRGKRNESFYILKVLEKLSDIYECSESEIAKITTQNSKDIFSI from the coding sequence ATGATTATAACAGATACCCATACACATTTATACAGTGAAGCTTTTGATGATGATAGACAAGATATCATAACACGTGCTATTAAGGCAGGAATTTCTAGGTTTTTTATCCCGGCTATAGATTCTACCTATACAGCACAAATGCTTCAGTTAAAACAGGATTTTCCAGAGCATATGTTTTTAATGTCGGGTTTGCATCCAACACATGTAAAAGAAAATTATAAAGACGAGTTGATTCATGTAGAACAGCTCCTTAAATCCCATACGTATTACGCAATTGGAGAAATTGGTATTGATCTGTATTGGGATAAATCTACGCTTGCCATTCAAGAAGACGCGTTTAGGCAACAAATTAAACTTGCAAAAGCAAATAAATTACCTATAGTTATTCATTGTAGAGAGGCTTTCGATGAGGTGTTTAATATTTTAGAAGAAGAGAAAGGAGAAGATCTCTTCGGTGTTTTTCATTGTTTTACGGGTAGTTTAGAGCAGGCAGAAAAAGCCATATCATACAATATGAAGTTAGGGATTGGAGGTGTTGTAACCTTTAAAAATGGAAAAATAGATACATTTTTAAAAAATATAGATTTAAAACATATTGTATTAGAAACAGATTCACCGTATTTAGCTCCTACACCCTACCGCGGAAAACGTAACGAAAGCTTCTATATATTAAAAGTATTAGAAAAACTTTCCGATATTTACGAATGTTCAGAATCTGAAATCGCCAAAATTACCACACAAAATTCTAAAGATATATTTAGTATATAA
- a CDS encoding ExbD/TolR family protein, which translates to MAKRSAPEVNAGSMADIAFLLLIFFLVTTTIETDSGLSRKLPPLDENQEQDVIIKEKNIFQLQVNKNNDLLLKTGGEEKVIEIKDLRKAAVDFLDNGGGTGSDACKNCQGKRNPKSSDNFDKAIVSLQNDRATKYDVYIAVQNEILAAYNQIRNREFVKAYPNLNMNFVEADQKYSDPRTSSSEKESLKEKLEAIKILVPQKFSEAEPKKSN; encoded by the coding sequence ATGGCAAAAAGATCAGCACCAGAAGTTAATGCAGGCTCTATGGCTGACATCGCTTTCTTACTTTTAATATTTTTCTTAGTAACAACAACTATTGAAACCGATTCTGGTTTGAGTAGAAAACTTCCACCTCTTGATGAAAATCAAGAACAAGATGTAATTATCAAGGAAAAAAATATTTTCCAATTACAGGTTAATAAAAATAACGACTTGTTATTGAAAACAGGAGGCGAAGAGAAAGTGATTGAAATTAAAGATTTGCGTAAAGCCGCAGTCGATTTCTTAGATAATGGTGGTGGAACTGGCTCTGATGCTTGTAAAAATTGTCAGGGTAAAAGAAATCCTAAATCATCGGATAACTTTGATAAAGCAATTGTGTCTTTACAAAATGACAGAGCAACTAAATATGATGTGTACATTGCAGTACAGAATGAAATATTAGCTGCTTATAATCAAATTAGAAATAGAGAGTTTGTAAAAGCTTATCCTAATTTAAATATGAATTTTGTAGAAGCAGACCAAAAGTATTCAGATCCAAGAACATCTTCTTCTGAGAAAGAAAGTTTAAAAGAGAAGTTAGAGGCTATCAAAATATTGGTTCCTCAAAAATTCTCTGAAGCAGAGCCTAAAAAGTCTAATTAG